In a single window of the bacterium genome:
- the nrdR gene encoding transcriptional regulator NrdR, whose amino-acid sequence MKCPFCNQLEDKVVDSREVGEGTIIRRRRECLNCGKRFTTYEQLREKIPFMVIKRDGREEPFDREKIIAGIMKACEKTSIDTETAESIIDEIESILKDKEEKVIKSQELGELIMERLHSLDEVAYLRFASVYKQFKDAGSFTEEIKESFGGEKR is encoded by the coding sequence ATGAAATGTCCATTTTGCAATCAATTAGAGGATAAAGTTGTTGACTCAAGAGAAGTAGGGGAAGGCACAATTATCCGCCGAAGAAGAGAATGCTTAAATTGTGGCAAAAGATTCACTACTTATGAGCAACTACGCGAGAAGATACCTTTTATGGTGATAAAAAGAGATGGACGAGAAGAACCATTTGACCGCGAAAAGATAATTGCCGGCATTATGAAGGCATGTGAAAAAACCTCAATAGATACTGAAACAGCGGAAAGTATAATTGATGAAATTGAAAGTATTCTCAAGGATAAAGAGGAGAAAGTGATTAAGAGTCAAGAGTTAGGTGAGTTAATAATGGAGAGACTTCATTCCTTAGATGAGGTTGCATATTTAAGGTTTGCCTCTGTTTATAAACAATTTAAGGATGCCGGGT